In the genome of Williamwhitmania taraxaci, the window CACGGTCAGAAATCCGATGATAGGGTATTTTTTTAGACGAATCAGGCGGTAACTGTATGCCCGCGACATGAGAATAAATACCAATACCATCAGCGAAAAATAAACCGAAATTAAAAAACCGGCCAAAAGTGCCAGAATATCCATCAACAAGGTGGCATAATATAAATTGGAGGTAACTTTTGGAGGATATTTCAGTCCGCCAATGCTGCCCTCGTCACGATCCTGATAGCTATTGTAGCCATTGCTTGAAGGGAAAACCAAAATATGCAAAATAAGGAAAGCCAGAACGGTATTTACCCAATTTATTTCGTTGGTTTGACTGAGTGCGAACAGAAAAACAGGCAGTAGAAAAAAAGAAAACAGGAACCGTAGATGCTTTACCGTATTCTTGTCGAACCATGAAACTATTGGATAATCGAATGCCATAGATGTAAATTTAATGAAGGTTGATATTTACTCTAACCCTAGTTTTACATATTGCTGAATAAACCATACGTTGATTGTTGGGAGTGAGTCCATCAACTAAAAGAGTATTTAATTCTTCCAGCTATTTTTTCAATCCCATTCATGAGGACTTCTAATTAATTATTTGAATAATTCAATTAACATAAGACCTAAATAGCATGTTGTGTTGTTGAAAATGCTAAAAATAGTTACGATGCTAATTTTAAAATAACAAATTTACTCCATTTTTCAAGCAGGTAAATTACACATTTCTGATGGAAATTTACATTATTCCCACATTTTAAGTCAATGGTGTTTAATCCTAATTTTCGTTCTGCTTATTTTAAATCATTGACGATTATGCATAATTAAGTTTCCTTTGTTTTTTATAACAATAAGAATGATAGTTTGTTGATTATCTAATATGTATTCTAATGAATCAATTATGAAAGCTTTAACTAAAGATGAAATTGCCGGTTATCTGGCACTAAATTTAAAAGACTGGACTTTTGAGGGAAACGCAATTAAAAGAGATTTTAAGATTGAAACCTTTGTGGAGGCATTCTCTTTTATGACTGCAATAGCTTTGGTATTAGAGAAAATTGATCATCATCCTGATTGGAGCAACAGTTACAACAAGGTATCTATCGTTTTGTCCACCCATTCGGCCAAAGGGATCACTCACCATGATATTGATCTGGCTGAAAAAATTGACGGCACATACAAAAGATACGCTCAGTGAATGTGTGAATTATGTAACTTTTCCCCATAGTTGTGTAAGCCCTTTTCATGATAAAAAATTCAACTTGCATTCGGAATTTTAACTGTAATCTATCCTTTCAATGAAGATTACATCAACAGTTAATACTTCTAATGCACATAAATCACATACAATGAATCAGATTGTAAAAATTAGTTCAACTGAAAAGGTCACTCATGATGTGATAAAAATTGTTACCGACAAACCGGATCATTATATATTCAGCCCCGGACAGGCAACTGAAGTTACAAT includes:
- a CDS encoding 4a-hydroxytetrahydrobiopterin dehydratase, with the protein product MKALTKDEIAGYLALNLKDWTFEGNAIKRDFKIETFVEAFSFMTAIALVLEKIDHHPDWSNSYNKVSIVLSTHSAKGITHHDIDLAEKIDGTYKRYAQ